The following nucleotide sequence is from Vicia villosa cultivar HV-30 ecotype Madison, WI unplaced genomic scaffold, Vvil1.0 ctg.000004F_1_1_2_unsc, whole genome shotgun sequence.
aatttatcattttttaagaaaatattatatgttactataactttatttataaattatttgtaaattataatttcttctaaaataattatttacaattttaaaaaGCTTTTTTATATAACATGTTACTATAACTTTAttcataaacttttttttataacaagttttttttataattgaaattaattttttataacatataaaattaaatatttatttttttaagatatgaagcatataatttttttaacatccGAAATTTAATCCCGTGCAACACACGGGTACACGCGCTAgtacattgatattttaaataataaaaatgatattataCAAAATGATCATAATTGTTTGAAAGTTAATAGGTGGCACAAAAAGTAGatataataattaagtaattttcATGCCGTGATAAGAATAATGAAGAGCAATCTTCTTGTCTTTGGATTCTATGATACGCAGACATGCCTTTAATCATGATCGACTCGATGAGATTCTATAATACACATGTCTTCGATCAGGGTCGACTCAATGAAACAGATCAATATTAAAATGAACGTGTTTTTTATTTATCcactataattaaaatatttcacTTATAAGATATGTTCTAATATATTTTACAACTAAATTTTTTGTTGTCTTCAATGAAACTAAGGTTAAAGTATATACTtatatatttacattttttataattatcccTCAAAATAAACTATTTTAGAAATCAAATATGACGTTTTCTTTATAGGTTGGTTAAACTAAAatcttttatttattcttttaagtCTTTGATATTGGGAAGGGTAACaccacaaaaatttaaaataatttattttaaatagtaaGATTTATAATTATCAATAATTTTAGTTATAGTAAACTTATgacttaaatataattttaatttatataaaatatttaggttttaatttttatgtaataTAAGGATTGTAAaatcttaaaattaaaaatatatttcattttaaaatttaatattaagttGATATTATGAttatatagaaatattttttCCTCCTTaagttaataaaaagaaaaaaaatatattgtacTGATATTGTAATTGTAAGAAGAGTTATAATTGAAgacaatttgtttttattaaactaaTTTATGATTAATGACAAATGTAGTGTAATAATTATGAATAGGatgaattaaattatatttaaaaattaataattctaGGAAATAATTAATGAATTACTAAATTATTTGTATTCCTCCATTTAAACTTACATTCAAATTCTTATCATCTATTTTTTTTACATCTCTATATACTATAGAAATGAATTCTTGTTCCCTATTTTTATTGATTCACGAAATTAGtctcttattttaaatttaagcaattttgattttattttagatttaaacatTTTTAATGTTCCTTTCATATTTTTACGCttaaaatttaagatatttttactttttaaatgacaaattacTCCACTTTGTAAAATACAAATTACTTGTAAAATATGATAAATTATCGTATATAAATCTATAATTGAACTTTGTAGATTGaattataagttaaaaaaaagtAAACAACCTCATCAATTTTATCTGAAAAAAAGATGAGACGGAGACTAATACTATTtggatttaaaataaaagaatcaaaattgtttgaatttaaaataaagaaggaCTAATTTCGtatatcaaacaaaataaaagaaccaaaattataatttagcctttattttttcaattataacATCTCAATTTACGTTGTTGTTGCACAtatatatctatcatataagaaaagtctacaaTTTGAGACTTTCTTAGGCTATCCACATCAGCAACTCTTCTATGGTTGATCCACATCAGCTTTGGTGGTTACTACAGAATTTTTGATCCTTCAACTGCATGGTGGGCTGCGGCAGTTATTGCTGTGGAAGTTTCACCCTCACAGCTTCTCATGTTGCTGCAGTTATGTAAGTTCCATTATTCTGTGCCTGTCCACGTTCCAAACTGCACAATTGCAGTAATTATGTGTTTAAATGGCTTGCCTATTTATCAGTGATTTCATTCTTCTCTTTCCATGCTTGCTAACTTCTACGGTTATCATTCAGTGCAGTGTGAATTTGCATTATCATGTCAAGGCCTGTTGAGAGAATAGCAGAGATCAATGATGGAAAAGAGCTTTGGAAGATTGTTGTTAGGATTCACCACAGATGGAAAGTTGTCTCCAACAACAAGGAACATTTTGAAATGATCTTtgttgacaaattggtgattaccCTGTTTATGTTTCAATATGTTTATCATTTACCTATGTTTGTATAGTTTGAATCATTTTTTGGTTTCTGCTGCAGGGAGATGATATTCATGCTGTTGTTCCAGCACCGCATGTGTCGGTGTTCACCGAAAAATGCTTATTAGGCCATACTTATGTTGTATCTAATTTTAAGGTGGTGCCTTATGTTCTGGCCTTCAGGGCATCGGGACACAAATATATGATAAAGTTTACTGCTGGAACGTCTgttttttgatgaagacaaacatGAGATACCCCCGAAATCGATTTTATTTACAAGTTTTTCCGACATCATAACAGGGAGGTTTGACAAACATGTTCTGATTCGTGAGTATGGTTTTTGGCTTTTTTATTATCTCATGTTTTGATGCATTTTAGCCGTGTGAAATTAATAAATTTGCCTGACAGATGTCGTTGGAATGGTTGATAGTATTGGTTATGCACAGACTGAGTCAGGTGCAAAGAAGCAGCAAATTAGCATGATGTTGCGTGATCACaggttttttttttatacattagACTGCCTGATATATGAATCATGTTATATATCTTAATGTGTTGTGATCATGGTTTAGCAACAACATGTTGAACTGTACTCTGTGGGAATCATACGCGGATCAGTTCATCAAGTTTAACAAAGTTAGGGTTGCTGCATCACTCCCTACAGTTGTGTTGCTTCAGTATGCCAAAGTGAAGGAAGAAGGTTATTCCATGACTTATTTTTTAGATTAATACTAAAACTACAAAATCTGTGATAAATATATTGACAAGGTATAATTTGAATTTGCAGGAAAGTATCCTCTGTCTGTGACAAACACCTACAATGTGACCCTTTTATGTGTTGATGCTGATTTTCCGGTCATGAAAGACTTTATTGATAGGTATGTTGATAGTGTCATCCATTTTGTGCAGTTATTTTTTTCATGTATGAATTTGATAATGATCCATGCTCTGCAGAATGCC
It contains:
- the LOC131621466 gene encoding uncharacterized protein LOC131621466, whose translation is MSRPVERIAEINDGKELWKIVVRIHHRWKVVSNNKEHFEMIFVDKLGDDIHAVVPAPHVSVFTEKCLLGHTYVVSNFKGDVVGMVDSIGYAQTESGAKKQQISMMLRDHSNNMLNCTLWESYADQFIKFNKVRVAASLPTVVLLQYAKVKEEGKYPLSVTNTYNVTLLCVDADFPVMKDFIDRMPEESRVTLSEQLGGNSQYSSQSSENQQLTPVQKLFSKAVVLPIAEIIQLTDVTFCATVATTKLLVASPFGWYYRVCHMCQSIARGDSPPFECEAGHETMAEVLRF